One part of the Huiozyma naganishii CBS 8797 chromosome 13, complete genome genome encodes these proteins:
- the DAP2 gene encoding dipeptidyl aminopeptidase (similar to Saccharomyces cerevisiae DAP2 (YHR028C); ancestral locus Anc_5.272): MSSGEILDGPATRDGGSANGPLAQSIPDLEVERIPDSHFQQARRPLWSHVVRLALLSLLIIWGSVLVLKSINQLMGHGGKSGGNTGDGGDDKGHDRYRLPNPNVTDDGLLKVSLEHMRNSTFKPKFQTLQWVHVMDHQGKGDNGLYFTSVNHTYLVKSVVDHDYSKVLFEGETFVYEGYNLTVDNIVASPDLKSLLIRCNTVKNWRHSNFASYFVFDERSSTFHAIGDNIAIAQWSPTSDRISYVQDNNIYIYSLEDLATVVQVTDDGSSQVFNGRPDWVYEEEVFEDDKALWWSPQGDYLAFLKIDETDVLEYTIPYFVQDLKDTYPEMKSIKYPKSGTPNPQVELYVYNCEEDSLYESHMNTLHDLESILLTEVVWVANNSVLAKITDRSSDLLKVVKIDALEEDTTVIRSETQANNGWWEITHNTMYIPRDVKNGRPHDGYIDVLPIDGYNHLVYFTPVNSTTPKVLTRGKWEVVNGPISFDAELNRVFFVAKKKSSMENHVYYINLSNPEEVVAVSDTSAPGVYDISFSGSCKYALLTYKGPKVPYQKIISLQGGDESIEGSRIGRTLFYLEDNELLKTVMADYEIPAKRFRELDLGLDENGQKILVNSFEILPSGFNEKLRDYYPVFFYAYGGPNSQQVVQTFSVTFNEVVSAQLDAIVVVVDGRGTGFKGTKFRTLVHDHLGSVETEDQIAAAKMYAKKPYVDSNKISLFGWSYGGYLTLKTLERDAGKYFKYGMAVAPVTDWRLYDSVYTERYMHTPQDNPEGYSESSVNNVESLAQAKRVLLMHGTGDDNVHFQNSLILMDKLNLASITNYDVHVFPDSDHSISYHNANAIVYDRLLQWAKRAYTGQFLEE; encoded by the coding sequence ATGAGCAGTGGTGAAATCCTTGACGGTCCAGCTACTCGAGACGGCGGGAGCGCCAATGGTCCGCTAGCACAGTCGATCCCGGATCTGGAAGTCGAACGGATCCCAGATAGCCATTTCCAGCAGGCAAGAAGGCCCCTGTGGTCCCATGTGGTGAGGCTTGCCCTTCTATCTTTGCTGATCATATGGGGCAGTGTGCTGGTTTTGAAGTCAATCAACCAGTTGATGGGACATGGTGGGAAATCAGGAGGCAATActggtgatggtggtgaCGATAAGGGACACGATCGGTATCGGTTGCCTAATCCTAACGTCACAGATGATGGATTGCTGAAAGTATCGTTGGAACACATGAGAAACTCTACTTTCAAGCCCAAGTTTCAGACTCTGCAATGGGTGCACGTTATGGACCATCAGGGGAAGGGTGATAATGGGCTGTATTTCACTTCAGTTAACCATACCTACTTGGTGAAATCTGTGGTCGATCACGACTACTCTAAAGTGTTGTTTGAGGGGGAGACATTTGTTTACGAGGGGTATAACTTGACCGTGGACAATATAGTGGCCTCTCCAGACTTGAAAAGTTTGCTTATCAGGTGTAACACAGTTAAGAACTGGAGACATTCGAATTTTGCGTCTTACTTCGTATTCGATGAGAGATCCTCCACATTCCACGCCATTGGTGATAATATTGCGATTGCACAATGGTCCCCAACATCGGACCGGATCAGTTACGTGCAAGATAATAATATCTACATTTACAGTCTCGAGGATCTGGCTACCGTGGTGCAAGTAACAGATGACGGTAGTTCGCAGGTGTTCAACGGTAGACCAGATTGGGTTtacgaggaggaagtgTTTGAGGACGACAAGGCGCTATGGTGGTCACCACAGGGTGATTACCTggcatttttgaagattgaTGAAACTGACGTTTTGGAGTACACTATCCCCTACTTTGTTCAGGATTTGAAGGACACATACCCAGAAATGAAAAGCATCAAGTACCCAAAAAGCGGGACGCCAAATCCACAAGTGGAGCTGTACGTTTATAACTGTGAGGAAGACTCGTTGTATGAGTCGCACATGAACACCCTACATGATTTGGAAAGCATCTTGTTGACTGAGGTAGTGTGGGTGGCTAATAACAGTGTACTGGCTAAGATCACGGATAGATCATCTGATTTGCTCAAAGTTGTTAAGATAGACGCGCTTGAAGAGGACACGACGGTAATTAGAAGCGAAACACAGGCAAACAATGGGTGGTGGGAAATCACCCATAACACAATGTATATCCCGAGGGATGTGAAGAACGGAAGACCCCATGATGGGTATATTGACGTTCTACCAATTGATGGGTACAACCATTTAGTGTATTTTACTCCTGTGAATTCTACCACCCCTAAGGTGCTGACAAGAGGCAAATGGGAAGTAGTGAACGGTCCCATATCATTTGATGCAGAGTTGAACAGAGTTTTCTTCGttgccaagaagaaatccTCAATGGAGAATCATGTTTATTACATCAATCTTTCAAATCCTGAAGAAGTTGTAGCTGTGTCCGATACATCTGCACCAGGAGTATACGATATCAGTTTCTCCGGAAGTTGCAAGTATGCACTTTTGACGTACAAGGGCCCAAAAGTTCCATACCAAAAGATTATCTCGTTACAGGGAGGGGATGAAAGTATCGAGGGGAGCAGGATCGGCCGCACTTTGTTTTATTTGGAGGACAATGAACTGTTAAAGACCGTTATGGCAGATTACGAGATACCAGCAAAAAGATTCCGGGAATTGGATTTGGGGCTCGATGAGAACGGTCAGAAAATATTGGTAAACTCATTTGAGATTCTGCCCAGTGGGTTCAATGAGAAGCTGAGAGATTACTATCCGGTGTTCTTCTACGCATACGGCGGCCCCAATTCGCAACAGGTCGTTCAAACTTTCTCGGTTACCTTCAATGAAGTAGTCTCCGCTCAGCTGGACGCTATCGTCGTTGTGGTAGATGGGAGAGGTACAGGGTTCAAGGGGACCAAATTTAGAACGCTAGTGCACGATCATCTGGGTTCTGTAGAGACCGAGGATCAAATCGCGGCAGCGAAAATGTACGCTAAGAAGCCATACGTGGATAGCAACAAGATATCGCTGTTTGGTTGGTCGTATGGTGGGTACCTcactttgaagactttGGAGAGGGATGCCGGTAAGTATTTCAAGTACGGGATGGCCGTAGCGCCTGTGACGGACTGGCGGCTGTATGATTCCGTATACACAGAGAGGTACATGCACACTCCACAGGACAACCCAGAGGGGTACTCAGAATCGAGCGTCAACAATGTTGAATCTCTTGCGCAGGCAAAGAGGGTTCTACTGATGCACGGCACGGGCGACGACAACGTCCATTTCCAAAACTCGCTGATCCTCATGGATAAATTGAACCTGGCAAGCATCACGAACTACGATGTCCACGTCTTCCCGGACTCCGACCACAGCATCAGTTACCATAACGCCAACGCAATCGTCTACGACAGGCTCCTTCAGTGGGCCAAACGGGCATACACGGGCCAATTCCTTGAGGAATAG
- the KNAG0M01520 gene encoding uncharacterized protein, which yields MRFTNIIQGLLVLSGLQAVQGKWYRLKQHMRDSYQEAVSNMLDNLAPYSTGEFRDEVANITAQSSEVLKTYGDFVFPLPIVEGILANKMKLLEAHPENVTTILNNIQDGLQFAIETTPDFYLEKVKDYIKGKLKLSEILPSDYFESGELEEIGSPMEFLTLARTPRHPRLESFLRGLIAVMALLGGAMALCGSLGKYQCKMILMVTALTILVWSLHLRREFGV from the coding sequence ATGAGATTCACTAATATAATTCAAGGTCTACTTGTCCTGTCTGGACTACAAGCGGTTCAAGGCAAATGGTACAGGCTAAAGCAGCACATGAGAGACTCCTACCAAGAAGCTGTCTCTAATATGCTGGATAATTTGGCACCTTATTCGACTGGTGAATTTAGGGATGAGGTTGCCAACATCACAGCACAAAGTTCCGAGGTTCTGAAAACTTATGGAGACTTTGTGTTTCCCCTCCCAATTGTGGAGGGAATCCTGGCCAACAAGATGAAACTATTAGAGGCCCATCCTGAGAATGTTACAACAATCTTGAATAACATCCAAGATGGGCTTCAGTTTGCCATCGAAACAACTCCAGACTTTTACCTGGAGAAAGTTAAAGACTACATAAAGGGTAAATTAAAACTAAGTGAAATTTTACCCTCAGactactttgaaagtggagagTTAGAAGAAATTGGCTCTCCGATGGAGTTTTTAACATTGGCAAGGACGCCAAGGCACCCGAGACTGGAATCGTTTCTCAGGGGACTCATAGCAGTGATGGCCCTGTTAGGCGGGGCAATGGCGCTGTGCGGGTCACTGGGGAAATACCAGTGCAAGATGATTTTAATGGTCACGGCATTGACAATTCTAGTTTGGTCCTTACACCTTCGCAGAGAGTTTGGTGTGTAG
- the SRP101 gene encoding Signal recognition particle receptor subunit alpha (similar to Saccharomyces cerevisiae SRP101 (YDR292C); ancestral locus Anc_5.302) has protein sequence MFEQLAIFTPQGQVLYQFNCLGKKFAESQINAFLNQLILSPVTKKDSVGGKFNLVNVQSGATKSFCAMFYVAKQPEFYFVITFAEQNLQLDREAEETLTLALKLWESLGIREDINENMSKKMDELHDLEESLAKFDQFLRAKYEESIKYTVSSTPAAASKEQSPGNTVGKNKNKKVQQQARSAPSNQGRKWGRDGVIEDTSNVDMKTLDFSSKKTKSTSDNSVSVQESAIDKDSFGNRTEGGDFLIKQIDDLLTTSAKEPTTTSGANKYANSAFGFLQKHFLGNKTITEQDLVSVLDKLKQQLVTKNVAPEAADYLTAQVKRDILGSKTANWTTVEDTARESLTKALTEILTPGVSVDLLHEIQKKTGKTDSEGKKSPYVFSVVGVNGVGKSTNLSKLAFWLLQNSFRVLIVACDTFRSGAVEQLRVHVENLAQLMDQSYVRGSRNKRGKTGNDYVELFEAGYGGSDLVTKIAKQAIKYGHDYDFDIILMDTAGRRHNDPTLMSPLKSFAEQAKPDKIIMVGEALVGTDSVQQAKNFNDAFGKVRNLDFFIISKCDTVGGMLGTMVNMVYATGIPILFVGVGQTYTDLRTLSVNWAVNTLMS, from the coding sequence ATGTTTGAGCAGTTGGCCATCTTTACCCCCCAAGGTCAGGTACTTTACCAGTTCAATTGCTTGGGCAAGAAATTTGCCGAGTCTCAAATCAATGCGTTTCTGAACCAGCTGATACTGTCACCGGTGACCAAGAAGGACTCTGTGGGTGGGAAGTTCAACTTGGTAAATGTGCAGAGCGGTGCTACAAAGTCCTTCTGTGCCATGTTCTACGTGGCGAAGCAACCGGAGTTTTACTTTGTCATAACATTTGCGGAGCAGAATTTACAACTGGATAGAGAGgctgaagaaactttaACTCTGGCGTTGAAACTGTGGGAATCGTTGGGGATCCGTGAAGATATAAATGAGAATATGAGCAAGAAAATGGATGAGCTTCATGATTTAGAAGAGTCGTTGGCGAAATTTGACCAGTTTTTGAGGGCTAAATATGAGGAATCTATCAAGTACACCGTTAGTTCTAcgcctgctgctgcgtcGAAGGAGCAATCTCCAGGAAACACAGTGGGTAAGAATAAGAATAAGAAGGTGCAGCAACAGGCTCGGAGCGCACCATCGAACCAAGGGAGAAAATGGGGCCGCGATGGGGTGATCGAAGATACGAGCAATGTTGACATGAAAACTTTGGACTTTTCCTCAAAGAAAACCAAATCTACTTCTGATAACTCCgtttctgttcaagaatCAGCGATCGATAAAGATTCGTTTGGTAATAGAACGGAGGGAGGAGACTTCTTGATCAAACAAATCGATGATTTGCTGACGACATCGGCGAAGgaacccaccaccactTCAGGTGCTAACAAGTATGCTAACTCTGCCTTTGGATTTTTGCAGAAGCACTTTCTTGGTAACAAGACGATAACTGAGCAGGATCTAGTCTCCGTCCTGGACAAGCTGAAGCAACAATTGGTCACCAAGAACGTCGCACCGGAAGCTGCCGATTATTTAACTGCACAAGTTAAACGCGACATTTTAGGATCTAAAACAGCAAACTGGACCACTGTCGAGGATACAGCACGCGAATCGTTGACGAAAGCGCTTACTGAGATCTTAACACCCGGTGTTTCCGTGGATCTTTTGCACGAAATTCAGAAGAAGACAGGCAAAACAGATTCCGAAGGGAAGAAGTCACCCTATGTGTTTTCCGTCGTGGGGGTCAACGGTGTTGGTAAGTCTACAAACTTATCCAAGCTGGCGTTCTGGCTACTTCAGAACAGTTTCAGAGTGTTGATCGTTGCTTGTGATACATTCAGGTCTGGTGCCGTTGAACAGCTTAGAGTGCACGTTGAGAATCTTGCACAGTTGATGGATCAATCATACGTTCGTGGGTCTAGGAATAAAAGGGGTAAGACAGGTAACGACTACGTTGAATTGTTTGAGGCCGGTTACGGTGGCAGTGACCTTGTAACCAAGATTGCTAAGCAAGCTATCAAATATGGGCATGACTACGATTTCGATATAATTCTGATGGATACCGCTGGGAGAAGACATAATGACCCAACATTGATGTCGCCCCTTAAATCTTTTGCTGAACAGGCCAAACCAGACAAGATCATCATGGTCGGTGAAGCTCTGGTTGGGACAGACTCTGTTCAACAAGCCAAAAACTTTAACGACGCCTTTGGGAAAGTACGGAATCTGGATTTTTTCATCATCTCAAAATGTGATACAGTCGGTGGTATGCTCGGTACGATGGTTAACATGGTATATGCTACAGGAATACCAATCCTTTTCGTCGGTGTTGGTCAAACATATACGGACTTGAGGACGTTGAGTGTAAACTGGGCAGTCAACACCCTAATGTCCTAA
- the KNAG0M01510 gene encoding uncharacterized protein: MKFTSVFKRTKEALFVNLVKKEKKQVPELDISCYVRPTGCNICNDIIPHCCYDLLQKVNNGEIAANDDLIAYLHEQELIRRSMIEQQERESCETITNDSEEVMSIQSSMNWRYNSETSSSVESPVTATISSTASNIVPIIKLDPIVSPCLKANAHIPSELVPSRTKHATNPNWCAGS; encoded by the coding sequence ATGAAGTTTACCTCAGTTTTTAAGCGGACCAAAGAAGCCTTGTTTGTTAACCTGgtcaaaaaagaaaagaaacaagttcCTGAACTGGACATTTCATGTTATGTCCGTCCAACAGGCTGTAACATTTGTAATGACATTATCCCACATTGTTGTTATGACTTGCTACAAAAAGTGAACAACGGCGAAATTGCAGCAAATGATGATCTTATTGCCTATCTGCATGAGCAGGAATTGATCAGACGTAGCATGattgaacaacaagagagagaaagcTGCGAAACTATCACGAACGACAGTGAAGAGGTAATGAGTATTCAATCTTCCATGAATTGGAGGTACAACTCGGAAACTTCCTCAAGTGTTGAATCTCCGGTCACTGCCACGATCAGTTCGACCGCCTCAAACATAGTCCCTATTATCAAACTCGACCCCATAGTCTCCCCATGCCTTAAGGCGAACGCTCATATACCCAGTGAGCTAGTACCCTCGAGAACAAAGCACGCCACCAACCCCAATTGGTGCGCCGGCTCTTAG
- the RTT103 gene encoding Rtt103p (similar to Saccharomyces cerevisiae RTT103 (YDR289C); ancestral locus Anc_5.300) produces MSFSPEQFTEKLNALEDTQVSISNSSKWLLSQYTEADQVSQCLKEYMTQSGLSNRRKMLAVYLVNHVVQQGKVQKISQFETAFASVFPGVIRVIYPKFNEDLRRKVRRVVGIWKQRGVFSGEVIEEMEDVFQSAKSVPAAVKPEEGRVSLDQGGTSIPPELREVSALYDRLHKNKHNVIGIKKRFDEAINELDPHSLVFMENFKTVSKIGKVATETIQDRQTVRNELISKLQKLFEIQRAALEQDQIMLNEIDFALDSKDPEQVNQDAAIEDVLPTYEPATGDGGDSSNSDASDDGSDNSDDSEDHDVRKKRPADLAEASGDDSSKRIRDSADKEEEYEIEGYTATETPAEVGVQTRTVRLHQVYKIY; encoded by the coding sequence ATGTCGTTTTCTCCAGAACAGTTTACTGAGAAGCTGAATGCGTTAGAGGACACACAAGTATCAATCTCGAATTCGTCCAAGTGGTTGCTCTCGCAGTATACAGAAGCCGATCAGGTGTCACAGTGTTTGAAAGAATATATGACACAGAGCGGGCTTAGCAATAGAAGGAAAATGTTGGCCGTCTATTTAGTTAACCATGTTGTACAGCAAGGGAAGGTCCAGAAGATTTCACAGTTTGAAACTGCGTTTGCCAGCGTATTCCCAGGTGTGATAAGAGTGATTTATCCGAAGTTCAATGAAGACTTGCGGAGGAAAGTTAGGAGGGTTGTTGGTATTTGGAAACAAAGGGGAGTCTTTTCTGGAGAAGTTATAGAAGAAATGGAGGATGTGTTTCAGTCAGCAAAATCTGTTCCAGCAGCTGTCAAGCCGGAAGAGGGTAGAGTATCATTGGATCAGGGAGGTACGTCCATACCTCCAGAATTGAGGGAGGTTTCCGCCCTTTATGACAGGTTGCACAAGAATAAGCATAATGTTATAGGCATAAAGAAACGGTTTGACGAAGCTATAAATGAACTGGACCCACACAGTTTAGTCTTTATGGAAAACTTCAAGACAGTGTCTAAAATTGGGAAAGTTGCTACGGAAACAATTCAAGATAGACAAACTGTGAGAAACGAACTCATATCGAAGTTACAGAAACTTTTTGAGATACAAAGAGCTGCTTTAGAACAAGATCAGATCATGTTGAATGAGATCGATTTTGCCCTTGATTCTAAGGACCCTGAGCAAGTCAATCAAGATGCAGCTATAGAAGATGTGTTGCCGACTTATGAGCCAGCAACTGGGGATGGTGGTGATTCTTCTAACAGTGATGCTAGTGACGATGGCAGCGACAACTCTGATGACAGTGAAGATCATGATGttagaaagaaaagaccGGCTGATTTAGCAGAAGCTTCTGGAGATGACTCTAGCAAGCGCATCAGGGATTCGGCTGATAAGGAGGAAGAATACGAGATCGAAGGTTacacagcaacagaaaccCCAGCGGAAGTGGGGGTCCAGACTCGAACGGTGCGGTTACATCAAGTATACAAGATCTACTAA
- the HRQ1 gene encoding ATP-dependent 3'-5' DNA helicase (similar to Saccharomyces cerevisiae YDR291W; ancestral locus Anc_5.301) has product MSSDDFRVTKRLKRETNGKLGEVKDLFSRLNTLYTFLMCRKHVVPTFKTLTTPLVSVIGRPITKLDLARIVAIMPRDCEFKYIDENQIITETKRFDFKNGGYQQRENDIFELKNVEDQFKGQLSTQLLLFEFVDGNMQRSWTRSNSDEYNNSHKVKLPAYTTDEMKKMILKRSERFENNLQKFCSACESRGCDSFDELTKVAAKYVPEEKSYEDPIEALTKARANKNTDDDEQRDTVSVDEETGLERPSIKSMIEKFKKLDSYYDQIKDHFIIPARSAKYGELDFDLSPTIFNAIEHQQFYTHQADALNAVHKGENVIITTSTSSGKSLIYQVSAIDILLQDPEATFMYIFPTKALAQDQKRSFEAIISKIPQLKGISVNTYDGDTEQADRREIRRNARVIFTNPDMIHASILPNHTNWKHFLYNLKIVVVDELHIYRGLFGSNVALVMRRLLRICQVHYQNHELHFISCSATLRHPVEHMKDIFGVEQVKLIQQDGSPNGPKNLVIWNPPILGQHMRKRENFIGESAKILVELILQNVRTIAFCFVRRVCELLMKEVRSIFVEMNRTDLLTDVMSYRGGYSPADRRKIEREMFHGNLKAVISTNALELGIDIGGLDAVLMCGFPLSLANFHQQSGRAGRRNNDSLTLVVATDSPVDQHYVAHPEALLDADNTDSYQELILDFTNPLVLEGHIQCAAFELPIVIERDKQYFEEESLAKICETKLLHNDEGYHASNKFLPWPSKLISLRGGDEDMFAVVDITNNRNIVIEQVETKRTSFTLYDGGIFIHQGYPYLVKEVNPDDKYATVQRVDVDWVTQQRDYTDVDPQLIEIVRSLPDSDVPVYFGKMRTTIVVFGFFKMDKYKRIIDAVETHNDPIVFYSKGLWIDIPPRALELCEQKQLSIAGAIHASQHAIMGILPRFIVAGVDEIVTECKAPEKEFAERQTKRKRPGRLVFYDSKGGEHGSGLSIKVFEHMDEIISTALKRIEDCPCDDGCPNCVAGAYCTENCLVLSKPGALLLLHYILGHDESKFLDTIKDGPEPNMPEIKVETVVPVLDHVKFSGNFKIADNLS; this is encoded by the coding sequence ATGTCCTCAGATGATTTCAGGGTGACAAAACGGTTGAAGAGGGAGACAAACGGTAAACTAGGGGAGGTGAAGGATCTCTTTTCCCGTTTGAACACCCTTTATACGTTTCTCATGTGCAGGAAACACGTCGTTCCAACGTTCAAGACTTTGACAACTCCACTTGTTTCTGTTATTGGACGACCGATTACTAAATTAGACCTTGCCAGGATTGTCGCTATAATGCCTCGAGATTGTGAATTCAAATATATTGATGAGAATCAAATCATCACCGAAACTAAAAGGTTTGATTTTAAGAACGGCGGGTACCAGCAGAGGGAAAACGATATATTTGAGTTAAAGAATGTTGAGGATCAATTCAAGGGACAGCTATCAACTCAGCTACTGTTGTTTGAGTTTGTAGATGGTAACATGCAGCGTTCTTGGACGCGATCGAATTCAGATGAGTACAATAACAGCCACAAGGTAAAACTACCCGCGTACACCACTGACGAAATGAAAAAGATGATATTGAAACGTTCTGAACGGTTTGAAAACAACTTACAGAAATTTTGTAGCGCGTGTGAAAGCAGGGGATGCGATTCCTTTGACGAATTAACCAAAGTGGCTGCAAAATACGTTCCTGAGGAAAAGTCTTATGAGGACCCAATCGAAGCCTTAACAAAAGCCAGGGCAAATAAAAACACAGATGACGACGAACAGCGAGATACAGTATCCGTGGACGAGGAAACTGGTTTAGAGCGGCCTAGCATTAAATCCAtgattgaaaaattcaaaaaattggatTCTTACTATGACCAGATAAAGGACCATTTCATAATACCAGCCAGGTCAGCAAAATACGGGGAATTGGATTTCGATTTGTCTCCAACAATATTTAATGCGATAGAGCATCAGCAATTTTATACACACCAGGCTGATGCGTTGAATGCTGTGCATAAAGGAGAGAATGTGATAATTACAACCTCTACGTCATCGGGTAAATCGCTAATTTACCAAGTTTCAGCGATAGATATACTGTTGCAAGATCCTGAGGCGACTTTTATGTATATCTTTCCGACAAAGGCTCTAGCTCAGGATCAGAAGCGTTCCTTCGAAGCGATCATATCCAAGATCCCACAACTGAAAGGTATAAGTGTCAATACATACGATGGGGACACAGAACAGGCAGATCGTAGGGAGATAAGAAGAAACGCACGTGTCATATTTACGAACCCAGACATGATTCATGCGTCCATTCTACCTAACCATACCAACTGGAAACACTTTCTTTACAACTTGAAAAttgtcgttgttgatgaactgCATATCTACAGAGGGCTTTTTGGCTCTAATGTTGCCCTGGTAATGAGACGTCTTTTGAGAATTTGCCAAGTCCATTATCAAAACCATGAATTACACTTCATCTCGTGCTCTGCCACTCTTCGTCACCCTGTCGAGCACATGAAAGACATATTCGGTGTTGAGCAGGTAAAACTCATTCAGCAGGACGGATCCCCAAATGGGCCGAAGAATCTAGTTATTTGGAACCCACCTATTTTGGGGCAACATATGAGGAAACGTGAGAACTTTATTGGGGAATCCGCCAAAATCCTGGTAGAATTAATTCTACAAAACGTCAGAACCATTGCCTTTTGTTTTGTGCGCAGAGTATGTGAACTGTTGATGAAAGAGGTAAGGAGTATTTTTGTTGAGATGAACAGAACGGATTTGTTGACCGACGTTATGTCGTATAGAGGAGGATATTCGCCAGCAGATAGACGTAAAATCGAAAGAGAGATGTTTCATGGGAATTTGAAAGCGGTAATTTCAACCAATGCATTGGAATTGGGTATTGATATTGGTGGTCTGGATGCAGTTCTAATGTGTGGGTTCCCGCTGTCTCTAGCAAACTTCCATCAGCAAAGTGGTAGGGCTGGTAGAAGAAACAACGATTCGTTAACTCTTGTAGTAGCCACGGATTCACCCGTAGATCAGCATTATGTCGCCCACCCCGAGGCTCTTCTTGATGCAGACAACACTGATTCGTACCAAGAATTGATTTTGGACTTTACAAATCCGTTGGTTCTCGAGGGGCATATACAATGTGCTGCATTCGAATTACCTATTGTAATTGAGCGGGATAAACAGTACTTTGAGGAGGAAAGCCTTGCAAAAATCTGCGAGACCAAATTACTACACAACGACGAAGGGTATCACGCTAGTAATAAGTTTCTACCCTGGCCATCGAAACTTATATCACTAAGAGGTGGGGATGAAGATATGTTTGCCGTGGTGGATATCACAAACAATCGAAATATTGTGATAGAGCAAGTGGAAACGAAACGCACGAGTTTTACTTTGTACGATGGGGGTATCTTTATTCATCAAGGTTATCCGTATCTCGTGAAAGAGGTAAATCCCGACGATAAGTACGCCACAGTACAGAGAGTAGATGTAGATTGGGTCACCCAGCAAAGAGATTACACAGATGTGGACCCACAACTGATCGAAATAGTGCGGTCGCTGCCTGACAGCGATGTGCCCGTGTATTTTGGTAAAATGAGAACCACTATAGTCGTTTTTGggtttttcaaaatggataaGTACAAGAGAATAATTGACGCTGTAGAGACTCACAACGATCCGATAGTTTTCTATTCTAAGGGATTATGGATTGACATCCCTCCAAGAGCGTTGGAACTATGCGAACAAAAACAGTTGAGTATCGCAGGTGCAATACATGCAAGCCAACATGCAATAATGGGTATTTTACCAAGGTTCATCGTGGCCGGTGTTGATGAAATTGTCACAGAATGCAAAGCACCGGAGAAGGAGTTCGCCGAAAGACagacgaagaggaaacgCCCCGGCAGATTAGTGTTCTATGATTCGAAAGGGGGTGAACACGGATCCGGCCTTTCTATCAAAGTATTTGAGCATATGGATGAGATAATTAGCACTGCTCTGAAAAGGATCGAGGATTGTCCTTGTGATGATGGGTGTCCCAACTGTGTGGCAGGAGCGTACTGTACGGAAAACTGTCTCGTACTTTCCAAACCTGGAGCATTATTGCTGCTGCATTACATTCTGGGTCACGATGAGTCCAAATTTCTGGATACGATTAAAGATGGACCGGAGCCAAATATGCCAGAGATAAAAGTAGAAACGGTAGTCCCCGTGCTGGATCATGTTAAGTTCTCCGGCAATTTCAAAATAGCGGATAATTTATCATGA